One Pirellulales bacterium genomic window, CTAAATTTCGATGCTACGTCGGCCGAGTATTACGCCAAGGCGAATGACGAGATTCTGGTCGTGCTGCAAACCGAGAGTCCCACCGGCGTCGCCAACGCCGAGAAGATCTACTCACTGCCCGGCGTCGACGCCATCTTTGTCGGACCGGTCGACCTGCGGGCAAACATGCGCTCGCCGGACGGGAAGGAAGCCACGGATCAGGAATTCGAGGCGATGCTGCAACGCGTCGTGGATATCGGCAAGAAGACCGGCACGCCGACCGGCATGCACACGATGGAATCGGACGCCGCCTTGGCCCGCGCCAAGCAAGGCATGCAATTCATCGCCATCGGTAGCGAACTGCGGATGATGTCGCAGCGAGCGCAAGAGATCGTGCGGGCTGTGAATCCCGACGTCGGCGACAAGAACCTGGCCCGCTATTAATCCGCCGAATTGCCGCAAGCGCGGCGCCGACGGGACTGAAAGCGCATGAGCGTCTACCTGCTCGCCACGCTCGACACGAAGGGACGCGAGGCGGAATTCCTCCGCCAGCGGCTGCGCGCCTGCGGAGCGCGTGTGACTCTGGTTGACACCGGGGCGTTGGGTTCGCCCGCCTGCGCCGCTGATATTTCTCGCGAAGAGTTATTTCATGCGGGCGGCGCGCGGCTCGAAGAAATCGTTGCCCAGGCCGACCGTGGTCAGGCCGTGGCAGCCGCGGCCGTTAGTGCGGCAAAGCTGCTGCGCGAACATCATGTAGCGGGAAAGATAACAGGCGTGCTGGCCATCGGTGGATCGGCCGGCAGCACGATCGGCTCGGCAGCGATGCGAGTTCTACCGCTCGGCGTACCTAAGTTGCTCGTCAGCACGTTGGCCTCAGGCCAGGTGCGACATTACGTCGGCGACAAAGATATCTTGATGCTCAACGCGGTCGTCGATATTTCAGGATTGAATCGGATCAGCCGCACGATTCTCGATGAAGCGGCCCGCGCGATGGCCGGCATGGTTTGCATGCCGGCGGCCAAGCAGAACATCGATGACAAACCGCTCGTGGCCGCCACGATGTTCGGCGTTACGACGCCCTGCGTTGAGAAAGCACGCCAGGTGCTAGAAGCTGCCGGATACGAGGTCCTGGTGTTTCACGCCACCGGCGCCGGCGGACAAGCGATGGAATCACTCGTGGCCGACGGCCTAATCGCTGGCGTCCTTGACATTACAACCACTGAGTTGGCCGATGAATTTGCCGGCGGAATGCTCACAGCTGGTCCTGATCGATTGACTGCGGCAGGTCGCGCCGGCGTACCGCAGGTGATCTCGGTTGGCGCGACCGACATGGCGAACTTTCACGCTCGCGAAACGGTGCCGGAGCGATTCTCTGGACGGAAATTCTATCAGCACAATGCCAACGTGACGCTGATGCGCACGACAGCGGAAGAGAACGAGCGTATCGGCGCCGACATTGGTCGCAAAGCGGCCGCTGCCCGCGGTCCGACCGTTATCATGCTGCCGGAGCAAGGTGTCTCGGCCATTGATCGGGCTGGACAGCCATTCGATGACCCAGCAGCACGTGCAACACTCTTCGACGCCATCCGCCGCAATGCCGGCACGACCGAAGTTGTCTCGCTCGACGACCACATCAACGATCCTGAATTCGCCGAAGCAGCCGCCACACGTTTGATCACGATGATGAAACTCCGCAGCCAGAATCGATCCTGATTTCCGTACCAGCCTACGAGACCGATCTTGCATACCAATCAACTTCGTCCGAGCTCTGCAAAGACCGGCTATCGAAGAGACGTCATACCTAAGGTGCAATCATGGCTCTCCACTCGCGCGACGACATTCTGCAAAAACTGCGCGCCAAGGTCGCAGCCGGCAAGCCGATCATCGGTGGCGGGGCCGGCACAGGCCTGAGCGCCAAGCTTTCCGAGGCCGGAGGCATCGACCTGCTGGTGATCTATAATTCCGGCCGCTTTCGCATGGCCGGGCGCGGCTCGCTTTCGGGCTTGATGCCCTACGGCGACGCCAATGGCATCGTGATGGACATGGCGCGCGAAGTATTGCCCATCGTCGAGCACACGCCGGTGCTGGCCGGCGTCTGCGGCACCGATCCGTTTCGCGTGATGAAACTCTTCCTGCGCGAAGTCGATCGCGCCGGTTTCTCAGGCGTGCAGAATTTTCCCACGGTCGGACTGATCGATGGCACATTCCGGGCTAATCTCGAAGAGACCCGCATGGGCTTTGGCTTGGAAGTGGACATGATCCGCGCCGCGCGCGAGCTGAATCTGCTCACCACGCCGTACTCGTTTAATCCCGACGAAGCCGCGGCACTGGCCAAGGCCGGCGCGGATATCCTAATTCCACACATGGGACTGACGACCAAGGGCTCGATCGGCGCGCAGACGGCGCTCACGCTTGACGAGTCGGTGGCGCGCGTGCAAGCCATGCACGACGCCGCAAAACGGGTGAACCGGGATATCCTCGTGCTGTGCCATGGTGGGCCCATCGCTGAACCGGCCGACGCCCAATATGTTCTCGACCGAACCGAAGGTGTCGTTGGGTTCTACGGCGCCAGCTCAATGGAACGCCTGCCGGTCGAACCAGCGATCACGGACCGGGTGCGAGAATTTACGCAGTTGAAGTTTCGCACTGCCAAGTAATTGATCGCCAGCGAATCGTTAGTTGGCCCGATAAACCAAAATCGAGCTGAGTTTCTCGGGTCATCGGATGTGAAGCCCCTGTCCATGATGCGTACAATGTCCTGTCGGCTGGATACGGTTACAGGCACCCGGCGGCAGATTCCATCGTACGTATCGGCGCCCAAGAGCTTTTGCAAGGGTCTCGCATGGCAACGATCTTCGAACTGACTCATGGAACGTGGCAGGAGCGGCTCGAATATGTCGTGGCCATGATGCGCGAGATGAGCGGCGCCAAGGACCCACAAAAGATGGTGGAATCGTACGCAGCCCGAGTGCGCAAGCTGCTGCCGGGGGATCGCTGGATGGCGATCAGCCGGCGGGGACTCGAGCCACCCCATTATCGGATTACGCGCTCCAGCATCTGGCCCCGGCATATCAACCCGTGGAAAGAGGCCGAACTCCTCCCGGTCCACGATCGCGGCTTGCTGCAAGAACTGCTGTATACCGGCGAGGCGAGGATCATCAATAACCCGGCGGTCGATCCAAATGATCCAGCCGGTGAGCATCTGGCGGACATGAAATCGTTGCTCGTGATCCCGCACTTCGAAGGGGGACGCGTGCTGAACATGGTCATTACCGGGAGCCGCGATCCTGATGCTTTCGACCACGAGCGTTTGCCTGAGATGCTGTGGTTGAGCAATCTGTTCGGTCGCGCCACGCACAACCTGGTGTTATCGGAACAGGTGCAGGCCGCTTATGCAGCGGTGGATCATGAGTTGCAAATCGTGGCTGACATTCAACGGTCGCTATTGCCGCGCGCGATGCCGAAAGTCCCGACGCTCGATTTCGCGG contains:
- a CDS encoding Tm-1-like ATP-binding domain-containing protein translates to MSVYLLATLDTKGREAEFLRQRLRACGARVTLVDTGALGSPACAADISREELFHAGGARLEEIVAQADRGQAVAAAAVSAAKLLREHHVAGKITGVLAIGGSAGSTIGSAAMRVLPLGVPKLLVSTLASGQVRHYVGDKDILMLNAVVDISGLNRISRTILDEAARAMAGMVCMPAAKQNIDDKPLVAATMFGVTTPCVEKARQVLEAAGYEVLVFHATGAGGQAMESLVADGLIAGVLDITTTELADEFAGGMLTAGPDRLTAAGRAGVPQVISVGATDMANFHARETVPERFSGRKFYQHNANVTLMRTTAEENERIGADIGRKAAAARGPTVIMLPEQGVSAIDRAGQPFDDPAARATLFDAIRRNAGTTEVVSLDDHINDPEFAEAAATRLITMMKLRSQNRS
- a CDS encoding GAF domain-containing SpoIIE family protein phosphatase, with translation MATIFELTHGTWQERLEYVVAMMREMSGAKDPQKMVESYAARVRKLLPGDRWMAISRRGLEPPHYRITRSSIWPRHINPWKEAELLPVHDRGLLQELLYTGEARIINNPAVDPNDPAGEHLADMKSLLVIPHFEGGRVLNMVITGSRDPDAFDHERLPEMLWLSNLFGRATHNLVLSEQVQAAYAAVDHELQIVADIQRSLLPRAMPKVPTLDFAVNYQTSRRAGGDYYDFFEVPGGKLGIFLADASGHGTPATVMMAITHSIAHSFPGPPQPPGEMLSYLNAQLTSRYTVENDSFVTAFYGIYDPQTHILNFALAGHNPPRWRRSDGTIQPLGDNAGLPLGISAGETYPETSQKLAVGDTVLFYTDGVTEASNSSNMQFGTDGLDKVLHQPRKTSAELIDALREALEEFTGGQAPEDDRTVLMVKVTE
- a CDS encoding phosphoenolpyruvate hydrolase family protein, which gives rise to MALHSRDDILQKLRAKVAAGKPIIGGGAGTGLSAKLSEAGGIDLLVIYNSGRFRMAGRGSLSGLMPYGDANGIVMDMAREVLPIVEHTPVLAGVCGTDPFRVMKLFLREVDRAGFSGVQNFPTVGLIDGTFRANLEETRMGFGLEVDMIRAARELNLLTTPYSFNPDEAAALAKAGADILIPHMGLTTKGSIGAQTALTLDESVARVQAMHDAAKRVNRDILVLCHGGPIAEPADAQYVLDRTEGVVGFYGASSMERLPVEPAITDRVREFTQLKFRTAK
- a CDS encoding aldolase/citrate lyase family protein; the encoded protein is MRTNIAKRKLREGKPSFGTWLSLGDLYATRILARMGFDWLTLDLEHSPIDWSQAAMIFAAIADAGCIPLARVPKGNHDYIKRVLDGGAWGIVVPMVDTVEQAQIAIRAAKYPPVGNRSLGGGMHSLNFDATSAEYYAKANDEILVVLQTESPTGVANAEKIYSLPGVDAIFVGPVDLRANMRSPDGKEATDQEFEAMLQRVVDIGKKTGTPTGMHTMESDAALARAKQGMQFIAIGSELRMMSQRAQEIVRAVNPDVGDKNLARY